The Takifugu flavidus isolate HTHZ2018 chromosome 21, ASM371156v2, whole genome shotgun sequence genome has a window encoding:
- the LOC130517814 gene encoding elongation factor 1-alpha, producing MGKEKIHINIVVIGHVDSGKSTTTGHLIYKCGGIDKRTIEKFEKEAAEMGKGSFKYAWVLDKLKAERERGITIDIALWKFETSKYYVTIIDAPGHRDFIKNMITGTSQADCAVLIVAAGVGEFEAGISKNGQTREHALLAFTLGVKQLIVGVNKMDSTEPPYSQKRFDEITKEVSSYIKKIGYNPATVAFVPISGWHGDNMLEASDKMSWFKGWKIERKEGGATGTTLLEALDSIMPPSRPTDKPLRLPLQDVYKIGGIGTVPVGRVETGILKPGMIVTFAPPNLTTEVKSVEMHHESLPEAVPGDNVGFNIKNVSVKEIRRGNVAGDSKNDPPMAAEHFTAQVIILNHPGQISQGYAPVLDCHTAHIACKFSELKEKIDRRSGKKLEDNPKALKSGDAAIITMVPGKPMCVESFSQYPPLGRFAVRDMRQTVAVGVIKSVEKKAASGGKVTKSAQKAEKKK from the exons ATGGGAAAGGAGAAGATCCACATTAACATCGTGGTCATTGGCCACGTCGACTCCGGCAAGTCCACCACCACCGGACACTTGATCTACAAGTGCGGCGGAATCGACAAGAGAACCATCGAGAAGTTCGAGAAGGAAGCCGCAGAG ATGGGCAAGGGCTCATTCAAGTATGCCTGGGTCTTGGACAAACTGAAGGCTGAGCGTGAGCGTGGTATCACCATTGACATTGCTCTCTGGAAGTTTGAGACCAGCAAATATTATGTTACCATCATTGATGCTCCTGGACACAGGGACTTCATCAAGAACATGATCACTGGTACTTCTCAG GCTGATTGTGCTGTGcttattgttgctgctggtgtgggTGAGTTTGAGGCCGGCATCTCCAAGAACGGTCAGACCCGTGAGCACGCCCTGCTGGCCTTCACTCTGGGTGTGAAGCAGCTCATCGTTGGTGTCAACAAGATGGACTCCACAGAGCCCCCATACAGTCAAAAGCGTTTTGATGAAATCACCAAGGAAGTGAGCAGCTACATCAAGAAGATTGGCTACAaccctgccactgttgcctttGTCCCCATCTCTGGATGGCACGGAGACAACATGCTGGAGGCTAGTGACAAG ATGAGCTGGTTTAAGGGCTGGAAGATCGAGCGTAAGGAGGGTGGAGCCACTGGAACGACCCTGCTTGAAGCGCTGGATTCTATCATGCCCCCATCTCGCCCCACTGACAAGCCCCTACGTCTTCCACTACAAGATGTTTATAAGATCGGCG GAATCGGCACCGTACCCGTCGGCCGAGTGGAGACGGGTATCCTGAAGCCCGGTATGATCGTCACATTTGCTCCCCCCAACCTGACCACTGAAGTGAAGTCTGTGGAGATGCACCACGAGTCTCTGCCTGAAGCTGTCCCTGGTGATAATGTGGGCTTCAACATCAAGAACGTGTCTGTGAAAGAAATCCGCAGAGGCAACGTGGCTGGTGACAGCAAGAACGACCCTCCCATGGCAGCTGAACACTTCACCGCCCAG GTCATCATTTTGAACCACCCTGGACAGATCTCCCAGGGTTACGCTCCTGTGCTGGACTGCCACACTGCTCACATCGCCTGCAAATTCAGCGAGCTCAAGGAGAAGATTGACCGGCGTTCTGGCAAGAAACTTGAGGACAATCCAAAGGCCCTCAAATCTGGAGATGCCGCAATCATCACCATGGTGCCCGGAAAACCCATGTGTGTCGAGAGCTTCTCTCAGTATCCACCACTGG GCCGCTTTGCTGTGCGTGACATGAGGCAGACTGTGGCCGTGGGCGTCATCAAGTCTGTTGAGAAGAAGGCTGCCTCTGGTGGAAAGGTCACCAAGTCTGCACAAAAGGCTGAGAAGAAGAAGTGA
- the LOC130517815 gene encoding elongation factor 1-alpha, whose translation MGKEKIHINIVVIGHVDSGKSTSTGHLIYKCGGIDKRTIEKFEKEAAEMGKGSFKYAWVLDKLKAERERGITIDIALWKFETSKYYVTIIDAPGHRDFIKNMITGTSQADCAVLIVAAGVGEFEAGISKNGQTREHALLAFTLGVKQLIVGVNKMDSTEPPYSEARFNEITKEVSSYIKKIGYNPAAVAFVPISGWHGDNMLEASTKMSWFKGWKVERKEGNASGTTLLDALDAILPPARPTDKPLRLPLQDVYKIGGIGTVPVGRVETGLLKPGMVVTFAPVNLTTEVKSVEMHHESLTEAVPGDNVGFNVKNVSVKEIRRGYVAGDSKNDPPKGADNFNAQVIILNHPGQINAGYAPVLDCHTAHIACKFSELIEKIDRRSGKKLEDQPKFVKSGDAAIVKLIPQKPMVVEPFSNYPPLGRFAVRDMRQTVAVGVIKSVETKEVSGKTTKAAEKAQKKK comes from the exons ATGGGAAAGGAAAAGATCCACATTAACATCGTGGTCATTGGCCACGTCGACTCCGGCAAGTCTACTTCCACCGGCCACCTGATCTACAAGTGCGGCGGAATCGACAAGAGAACCATCGAGAAGTTCGAGAAGGAAGCCGCGGAG ATGGGCAAGGGCTCATTCAAGTATGCCTGGGTCTTGGACAAACTGAAGGCTGAGCGTGAGCGTGGTATCACCATTGACATTGCTCTCTGGAAGTTTGAGACCAGCAAATATTATGTTACCATCATTGATGCTCCTGGACACAGGGACTTCATCAAGAACATGATCACTGGTACCTCTCAG GCTGATTGTGCCGTGCtcattgttgctgctggtgtCGGTGAGTTTGAGGCTGGCATCTCCAAGAACGGTCAGACCCGTGAGCATGCCCTGCTGGCCTTCACTCTGGGTGTGAAGCAGCTCATCGTTGGTGTCAACAAGATGGACTCCACAGAGCCCCCATACAGCGAGGCCCGTTTCAATGAAATCACCAAGGAAGTGAGCAGCTACATCAAGAAGATTGGCTACAACCCTGCAGCAGTTGCCTTTGTGCCCATCTCTGGATGGCACGGAGACAACATGCTGGAAGCCAGTACCAAG ATGAGCTGGTTCAAAGGATGGAAGGTTGAGCGCAAGGAGGGCAATGCTAGTGGAACAACACTGCTGGATGCTCTGGATGCCATCCTGCCACCTGCCCGCCCCACTGACAAGCCCCTGCGTCTGCCCCTCCAGGATGTCTACAAAATTGGAG GCATTGGAACTGTACCTGTTGGTCGTGTGGAAACTGGTCTTCTCAAACCAGGCATGGTAGTCACCTTTGCTCCCGTCAACCTGACCACTGAGGTGAAGTCTGTGGAAATGCACCACGAGTCCCTGACTGAAGCTGTTCCTGGAGACAACGTGGGCTTCAACGTCAAGAACGTGTCTGTTAAGGAAATCCGCCGTGGATACGTTGCTGGCGACAGCAAGAACGACCCACCAAAGGGAGCTGACAACTTCAATGCCCAG GTCATCATCCTGAACCACCCTGGCCAGATCAACGCTGGATATGCCCCTGTGCTGGATTGCCACACAGCTCACATTGCCTGCAAGTTCAGCGAGCTCATTGAGAAGATTGACCGTCGTTCTGGAAAGAAGCTTGAGGACCAGCCCAAGTTTGTCAAGTCTGGAGATGCAGCCATTGTCAAACTGATCCCACAAAAACCCATGGTTGTGGAGCCCTTCTCCAACTACCCTCCCCTTG GTCGCTTCGCTGTGCGTGACATGAGGCAGACTGTTGCTGTCGGTGTCATCAAGTCTGTGGAGACCAAGGAGGTTTCTGGCAAAACAACCAAGGCTGCAGAGAAGgcccagaagaagaaatga